One window of Vitis riparia cultivar Riparia Gloire de Montpellier isolate 1030 chromosome 5, EGFV_Vit.rip_1.0, whole genome shotgun sequence genomic DNA carries:
- the LOC117914931 gene encoding alkaline ceramidase-like, translated as MISNIKFLNTVSNVPGIVLGLFGLINALRQGFEKRFSVLHISNIILAIGSILHHSSLQRLQQQSDETPMVWEMLLYIYILHSPDWHYQSTMPTFLFLYGAAFAIVHSQVHFGIGFKIHYVILCLLCIPRMYKYYIHTQDMSAKRLAKLHLGTLFIGSLCWLSHRLSHKDSSHWYFSLQGHALWHVLMGFNSYFANAFLMFCRAQQREWNPKVVHFLGLLPYVKIQKPKIQ; from the exons ATGATCTCAAACATCA AGTTTCTCAACACAGTATCGAATGTGCCTGGCATTGTGTTGGGGCTATTTGGGCTGATAAATGCATTGAGACAAGGGTTTGAGAAGCGGTTTAGTGTGCTTCATATTTCCAATATCATACTTGCCATTGGAAGCATCTTGCACCATTCATCCCTGCAACGCCT gCAACAGCAAAGTGATGAAACGCCAATGGTATGGGAAATGCTCCTATACATCTACATTCTCCACTCACCGGACTGGCACTACCAGAGTACAATGCCCACCTTCTTGTTCCTATACGGAGCGGCATTTGCCATTGTCCATTCACAGGTTCACTTTGGAATTGGCTTCAAGATACATTATGTGATTCTGTGTCTTCTCTGTATTCCTCGGATGTACAAGTACTACATCCACACACAAGATATGTCTGCAAAGCGGCTTGCAAAATTACATTTAGGTACTTTATTCATAGGGAGTCTCTGTTGGCTTTCTCATCGATTGTCCCACAAGGATAGCTCGCACTGGTATTTCAGCCTCCAAGGTCATGCTTTATGGCATGTCTTGATGGGGTTTAATTCATATTTTGCGAACGCATTTCTGATGTTCTGTCGTGCTCAGCAACGGGAGTGGAATCCAAAAGTAGTTCACTTTCTGGGTCTTCTTCCATACGTGAAGATTCAGAAACCAAAGATACAGTGA
- the LOC117914932 gene encoding translation initiation factor IF-2 encodes MAVAASRNTLHRYSAEILKPTLTQTLSLRFNSTSTHSTHQDHTYTDPNSFIGSWKAPADPKVAQAKLAGLRRDYAKKVKELRLQYIHEVELQREDKRRKDEAKREAARRAQAEIKASKAAAAQARAAERKVFEEEFRQTLLKERTEKLENWRMKENMMDEKRKEKNELLRRQSSIWIDERDLEKKILEAIVDTTHL; translated from the exons ATGGCGGTGGCAGCGTCTCGGAACACCCTCCACCGATATTCGGCCGAAATTCTCAAACCTACACTCACTCAAACTCTCTCACTCCGATTTAACTCAACATCAACCCACTCAACTCATCAAGACCATACGTATACAGACCCCAACTCCTTCATTGGAAGCTGGAAGGCTCCTGCCGATCCCAAGGTTGCGCAGGCCAAGCTGGCGGGACTCCGCCGCGACTACGCCAAGAAGGTCAAGGAGCTTCGGTTGCAGTACATCCACGAGGTGGAGTTGCAGAGGGAGGACAAGCGCCGTAAGGACGAGGCCAAGCGCGAAGCAGCTCGCCGTGCCCAAGCCGAGATCAAGGCCTCCAAAGCCGCCGCCGCCCAGGCCAGAGCCGCCGAGCGCAAGGTTTTCGAGGAGGAGTTCCGCCAAACCCTG TTGAAAGAGAGAACAGAGAAGCTTGAAaattggagaatgaaagaaaatatgatggatgagaagagaaaggaaaagaatgagCTTTTGCGGCGGCAAAGTTCCATTTGGATTGATGAACGTGATCTAGAGAAGAAGATACTGGAAGCCATTGTTGATACAACTCACCTCTAA